The Halobacterium hubeiense genome contains the following window.
CTCCGCCCCGAGCTCGTGATTGCCAGCGAGTACGTCGGCGGGTTCCTCGGCGTCCTCCTGCTCGGCGCGGGCCGCCCCAGCGCCGACCACTTGCTCCAGCAGGTCGCCGAGGCCGAGGGGTCGGTGTACGGCCGCTTCGACCCGCTGCACCCGCTGGTCACGAAGTTCAACGACGTGGTCGGCCCCTACGAGCAGTACGCGCCGACGGTCATCCGACTCGGCGTCGGGTTCAACTTCGCGCTGCTGGGGTTCTGGGAGAAGCTCGCGAACCCCGGGATGGCGCTGGCGGTCGTCGAGAGGTACGACCTCACGGCGGTCGTCCCCGTGGACCCCGGGATGTGGGTCGTCGGCGCCGGCCTCACGGAACTGGCGGTCGGCGTCCTCCTGTTCGTCGGGCTGTTCACGCGCGCGACCGCCGCGGTCGCGTTCGTCGTGTTGACGACGACGCTGTTCGGCCTGCCGGACGACCCCGTGCTCGCGCACATCACGCTGTTCGGGCTCTCCTCGGCGCTGTTCGTGACGGGCGCCGGTCCGCTGTCGCTGGACGAGCGGCTCGCCGCCGTCAAGGAGTACTCGCCGCTGGCGACCGCCACGGAGTAGCGCCCAGACGAAACGTATTCACGGGCTCCGCGCCCACCGCAGAGTATGAACACGTTCGACGCCGACGGCGTCACGCTCCGAGAGGTCGAGGACGACGTCTGGGAGCTCGAACGCGACGACGAGATGCGGGTGCCCGCCCGCGTGTTCGCCAACGAGACGCTCCTTGAGGACATCCAGAACGACAAGACGCTCGAACAGCTCCGGAACGTCGCGTGCATGCCGGGCGTGGTCGCGCCCGCGCTCTGCATGCCCGACGGCCACCAGGGGTACGGCTTCCCGGTCGGCGGCGTCGCCGCCTTCGACGCCGAGGACGGCTACATCTCGCCCGGAGCAGTCGGGTTCGACATCAACTGCGGCGTCCGGATGGTGAAGACGAACCTCACGTACGAGGACGTGCGCGGTCGCGAG
Protein-coding sequences here:
- a CDS encoding DoxX family protein; protein product: MVTGTAPSHVDYVVDGAPTVRAVEFLAEVLSNPLNAVLLLGGGLSVVAAAVVYLKYQPAAADVRALRGTLEEYHAFLPWMLRLAVGLPLVGAGFAGYFFSPSVAAPTRVFQVLLGFFLLFGLATRAVALVGLLAYLGGLVLRPELVIASEYVGGFLGVLLLGAGRPSADHLLQQVAEAEGSVYGRFDPLHPLVTKFNDVVGPYEQYAPTVIRLGVGFNFALLGFWEKLANPGMALAVVERYDLTAVVPVDPGMWVVGAGLTELAVGVLLFVGLFTRATAAVAFVVLTTTLFGLPDDPVLAHITLFGLSSALFVTGAGPLSLDERLAAVKEYSPLATATE